In Ramlibacter sp., the sequence CTGAACCTCAAGGGCTTCTTCGCCTTCCCGATGCCGACCCAGCCCCTGGGCTGGTTCAAGAAGTCGCCGCCCAAGAGCGCCGCTGAGCTCAAGGGCTTCAAGTACCGCACCGTGGGGCTGGCGGCCGACCTGATGCAGGAGCTCGGCATGAAGGTGACCCAGCTGCCGGGCGGCGAAATCGTGCCGGCCATGGAGCGCGGCGTCATTGATGCCTTCGAGTTCAACAACCCGACGTCCGACCGGCGCTTTGGCGCGCAGGACGTGGCCAAGTACTACGCGATGGGCTCCTACCACCAGGCCATGGAGTTCTTCGAGATCATCTTCAACCGGACCAAGTACGAGGCCTTGTCGCCGGACCTGAAGGCCATCCTCCAGTACGCGGCCGAAGCCACCTCGTCGGCCAACACCTGGACCGCCCAGGACAACTATTCGCGCGACCTGCAGGAGCTCATCACCAAGGACAAGGTGCAGGTCTCACGCACCAACAAGGCGGTGTTCCAGGCGCAGATCAAGGCCTGGGACACGGTGGTGGCCAAGCTCGAGGCCGAGGACCCCTTCTTCAAGGAAGTGCTCAAGTCGCAGAAGGACTGGGCGCGCCGCGTGGCGTACTACGGCTTCTTCAACGAGGCGGACTACAAGACGGCTTTCGAGCATGTCTTCAAGACCAAGCTGCCGGCCTGATCCCCCCACCGCGTTCTGGTCGCTGCTCCCGTGGCAGCGGCCTTTTTTTTGAGCTGCCATGGAAAAATTCATCCGAACCGTCGACTACCTGTCGAAGTCCATCGGGCACTGCTTCGCGTGGACGGTGCTGGTTCTGACCGCCGGCACCTGCTACGAGGTGTTCAGGCGCTATGTGCTCAATGACCCCACGGCCTGGGCGTTCGACATGAGCTACATCCTTTACGGTGTGCTGTTCCTGATGTCGGGCGCCTACACGCTGTCCAAGAACGCCCACGTGCGGGGCGACTTCATCTACCGCAAGTGGACGCCCGCGACGCAGGGCAAGGTGGATCTGGCGCTGTACTTCATCTTCTACATGCCCGGTGTGCTGGCGCTGGTCTTCTCGGGATTCTTCTACGGCCGCGATGCCATGCGGATCCAGGAGGTCAGCGTCAACAGCCCCATCGGCGTGCCCGTGTGGCCGCTGAAGATGATCATCTTCGTGGCCGGCCTGACGCTGCTGGTCCAGGGCCTGGCCGAAATGTGCCGGTGCGTGATCGCCATCCGCGACAACCGCTGGCCCAGCCGCGACGAGGACGTGGTGGAGCTGGAGGTGGCCCTGCAGCAGCGCCATTCGGGTGGCACGGGAGGCGCAGCATGAGCGGGCCCGTCATTGCCCTGTTCATGCTGGGCCTGTTCATCGTCTTCATCTTCCTGGGCTTCCCGATTGCCTTCACGCTGATGGGCATGGGCATCATGTTCGGCTTCTACGCGTACTACAACCCGGCCCAGCCGTTCTTCGAGAACAACATCTTCTACCTGTTCACGCAGAACACCTTCAGCATCATGAACAACGATGTGCTGATCTCGGTGCCGCTGTTCCTGTTCATGGGCTACATCATCGAGCGGGCCAACATCCTGGACCGGCTGTTCCTGAGCCTGCAGGTGGCCCTGCGCCATGTGCCGGGGTCCATGGCCGTGGCGGCGCTGATCACCTGCACACTGTTTGCCACGGCCACCGGCATCGTGGGCGCCGTGGTCACGCTGATGGGGCTGCTGGCCCTGCCCGCAATGCTCAAGGCCGGCTACGACCAGAAGCTCGCGACCGGGGTCATCGCCGCCGGTGGCACGCTGGGCATCCTGATCCCGCCTTCCATCATGCTGATCGTCTACGCCGCCACGGCGGGCGTCTCGGTGGTCAAGCTCTACGCCGCGGCCATGCTGCCGGGCATCGTGCTGGCTGGCCTGTACCTGATCTACGTCGTTGTGCGGGTGGTGCTGAACCCGTCGCTGGCGCCCAAGCCCAGGGACGTGGACCACATCGGATTTCTCAAGGCCACCTACATGCTGGTCACGGCCTTCCTGCCACTGGCGCTGCTGATCCTGACCGTGCTGGGCTCGATCCTGTTCGGGCTGGCGACCCCCAGCGAGGCGGCCGCCATGGGCTCGCTCGGCGGTGTGGTGCTGGCGGTCGTGTACCGCGCCTTCACCTGGCAACGGCTGCGCGAGGCGGTGTTCCTCACGGCCAAGACCTCGGCCATGGTCTGCTACCTGTTTGTCGGCTCCTGGACCTTTTCCAGCGTGTTCTCGTACCTGGGTGGCGAGAGCGTGATCAAGGAGTTCATGCTGTCGATGGACCTGTCCACCCTGCAGTTCCTGCTGGTGGCGCAGACCATCATCTTCATCCTGGGCTGGCCGCTCGAGTGGAGCGAGATCATCATCATCTTCGTGCCGATCTTCCTGCCGCTGCTCGAACATTTCCAAGTGGACCCGATGCTGTTTGGCATCCTGATCGCCGTCAACCTGCAGACCTCGTTCCTGACCCCGCCCATGGCGATGTCAGCCTACTACCT encodes:
- a CDS encoding TRAP transporter substrate-binding protein, giving the protein MPVDQTPVLPSAEAASTSRRKFFVTAAATAATAVPLTAARAQAPGVAVKPSTVVLKMQGAWGAKDIFNEMAEDYVKRVNEMAGGRLRIEYLTAGSVVKPFEVTDAVSKGVLDAGHTVAVYWYGKSKVASLFGSGPVTGANAEQTLGWMMRGGGYAYYEQLQKKLGLNLKGFFAFPMPTQPLGWFKKSPPKSAAELKGFKYRTVGLAADLMQELGMKVTQLPGGEIVPAMERGVIDAFEFNNPTSDRRFGAQDVAKYYAMGSYHQAMEFFEIIFNRTKYEALSPDLKAILQYAAEATSSANTWTAQDNYSRDLQELITKDKVQVSRTNKAVFQAQIKAWDTVVAKLEAEDPFFKEVLKSQKDWARRVAYYGFFNEADYKTAFEHVFKTKLPA
- a CDS encoding TRAP transporter small permease subunit translates to MVLTAGTCYEVFRRYVLNDPTAWAFDMSYILYGVLFLMSGAYTLSKNAHVRGDFIYRKWTPATQGKVDLALYFIFYMPGVLALVFSGFFYGRDAMRIQEVSVNSPIGVPVWPLKMIIFVAGLTLLVQGLAEMCRCVIAIRDNRWPSRDEDVVELEVALQQRHSGGTGGAA
- a CDS encoding TRAP transporter large permease subunit; this translates as MLGLFIVFIFLGFPIAFTLMGMGIMFGFYAYYNPAQPFFENNIFYLFTQNTFSIMNNDVLISVPLFLFMGYIIERANILDRLFLSLQVALRHVPGSMAVAALITCTLFATATGIVGAVVTLMGLLALPAMLKAGYDQKLATGVIAAGGTLGILIPPSIMLIVYAATAGVSVVKLYAAAMLPGIVLAGLYLIYVVVRVVLNPSLAPKPRDVDHIGFLKATYMLVTAFLPLALLILTVLGSILFGLATPSEAAAMGSLGGVVLAVVYRAFTWQRLREAVFLTAKTSAMVCYLFVGSWTFSSVFSYLGGESVIKEFMLSMDLSTLQFLLVAQTIIFILGWPLEWSEIIIIFVPIFLPLLEHFQVDPMLFGILIAVNLQTSFLTPPMAMSAYYLKGIAPPEVQLWTIFKGCFPFLGMVFLTIALIYLQPQLVNWLPDLMYNNDNTSAPEAPSDSTTVMDPAFLK